In Pseudoduganella albidiflava, a single window of DNA contains:
- a CDS encoding DUF6396 domain-containing protein has translation MCVGHEFHIRGGGRFRSTREHKEKFEQLGITIDVERSRRYWLIFEALKVNPDLRFPDLDKILPLPPAKLPEWNGFEAAFPVEDLDNPSY, from the coding sequence CTGTGCGTCGGGCATGAGTTTCATATTCGAGGAGGGGGGAGGTTTAGATCCACAAGAGAACACAAGGAAAAATTCGAGCAACTAGGAATCACGATCGATGTTGAACGTTCTCGACGGTATTGGCTTATTTTCGAGGCGTTGAAGGTTAATCCAGACTTGCGATTCCCCGATCTTGATAAAATACTTCCTTTGCCGCCTGCAAAACTACCAGAATGGAACGGCTTCGAAGCTGCCTTTCCCGTGGAGGATCTGGATAACCCGAGCTACTGA
- a CDS encoding tetratricopeptide repeat protein produces the protein MSIENLANRLSDMNKNKTICLRLIILVAAFTAVFYTLLGKTSNMDKLPDGIRIFEILDPPPRCGQWRNHMPRSRAPEVYGAYIEARKLWRSKIEWKLSKSEATRILSDVKAAAEAGDWGARALLASFYREGLGPLPENNVLSPDADKAVAITRTAVAAGQPWGFYDLGVAYEYGYGGAKQSDVIAWAYYRRAAELGSPEAQMALADAYGRAKRPLDEEMMLRCAFEQGHAPAAASLGIISMARGAYADGIKIYQQGVRLGCESCASGMSFIFEEGGGLDPQENTRKNSSN, from the coding sequence ATGTCGATAGAAAACCTGGCCAACCGCTTATCTGACATGAATAAAAACAAAACAATATGCCTACGGTTGATCATTTTAGTCGCTGCATTTACCGCAGTGTTCTATACTCTTCTAGGAAAAACATCAAATATGGATAAATTGCCTGATGGAATTCGAATTTTCGAGATTCTTGATCCGCCGCCGCGGTGTGGTCAATGGAGAAATCATATGCCGCGTTCGCGCGCTCCAGAGGTTTATGGGGCATATATCGAGGCCCGCAAACTGTGGCGAAGCAAAATCGAATGGAAGCTTTCTAAATCTGAAGCAACGCGAATACTTTCTGATGTCAAGGCTGCGGCGGAAGCAGGCGACTGGGGTGCTCGAGCATTATTAGCAAGCTTTTATCGGGAAGGTCTTGGTCCTCTTCCGGAAAATAATGTATTGTCGCCTGATGCCGATAAGGCTGTTGCCATAACCAGGACGGCAGTGGCAGCGGGCCAGCCCTGGGGTTTCTACGATCTAGGAGTGGCGTACGAATACGGATACGGAGGTGCAAAGCAAAGCGATGTCATTGCTTGGGCATACTATCGTCGGGCTGCCGAGCTGGGAAGTCCAGAGGCGCAAATGGCTCTGGCCGACGCTTATGGTCGAGCAAAGAGACCGCTAGATGAGGAAATGATGCTTCGCTGCGCTTTCGAACAGGGTCATGCTCCCGCAGCGGCTAGTTTAGGTATCATATCGATGGCACGTGGAGCCTACGCCGATGGCATCAAGATCTATCAGCAAGGCGTTCGGCTCGGGTGTGAAAGCTGTGCGTCGGGCATGAGTTTCATATTCGAGGAGGGGGGAGGTTTAGATCCACAAGAGAACACAAGGAAAAATTCGAGCAACTAG